A stretch of DNA from Triticum dicoccoides isolate Atlit2015 ecotype Zavitan chromosome 2A, WEW_v2.0, whole genome shotgun sequence:
ttttgtcaTCGTGACAGTTGCGCATGAACTAATCAATTCAGACATGCCCTTGCCTGCTTTACATGTGTGTAGCATGCAAGCTTGCAAAACCACACGAATTTCAGAAGACAGAGCACGATAAAAAAAGCCCGAAAAGAACCTACACTCTCCCGTCCATTCCATCAAAAAGTCCCGACCACATCCCTTTGACCTGCGGCAGCTGCGCCACGAACGCTTGCCATGGAGGAtagccgacgccgctgccccggacGCGGCCGTCCATCCTCAGCGACAGGTACCTGCGCACAACATCCGTCGGCGAGAAAGAAAAATTCGATTACGAGAATTCAACAGCCCGAACAGCTGAAAGCTTCAGCGAAATGTTCAGACGAACTAATTTCAGTGCTACTCACACAGGGGAATCAGGCGTCACATTCGCCATCTTCTTCTGCTCAGCCAACCATCTGCAACAAGTAACAGAGTATCAATCAGCACGACGAGATTCGCCATTGTCAATCCTTCGTGCGGGAGCAAGAGAGTAGATTCTTCGTGGTCTCGTACTTTGCCCACTCGGAGGTGTACACCGGCGAGAGCTGCCAGAGCCTCCTGCTCTTCCTGACGACCTCCTcgtcctccgcctccgcctccccgcCGTCGCCGTCCTCGCCGAACTCCAGCGCCGGCGCGTTGCCGTCCGTGGGGAAGGGCAGCACCAGCACGCCCCTCTCCATGAGGTCCCTGAGGAACGGCCTGCTCCGGCGGAACGACTCGGCGACGAACTCGGCGGGGCCGGCGACGATGACGAGCCGCGCGCTGCCCCGCAGCTCGCTCAGCGGCACCACCCGGCCGCCGTCGCCGACGCGGAGCTTGAGCCTCGACAGGTTCTCCTCCCGCGTCAGCCTGGCCACCTGCGCGTCGCTGGCCTTGCGGTCGCGCGAGTAGAGGAACGCGAAGACGGCCACCGCCGCCACGTCGATGCCCAGGCCCTTGAGCGTCTCCGGGACGCCCGCCGCCCTCGCGGGGTTCCCCAGCGCCGGGAGGAGCTGCGTGAGCGCGATGAGGCTACCCAGGCCCGCGCTGGCCATGAAGGCGAGGTAGAAGAACATGCGCACCGACCGGAACGGGGACAGCACCTCGCTCCTTATCTTGGCCATggagctgctgctgccgccgctgcgAGAGTCGAACGAGGCCATGAACGACGGGCCCAGAGCCGAGCCAAGCACAGACAAGAAGAAAGACGACGGGGCGGCTACCTTACCTCGTTGCCCGGAGCGGCGGAAGGGGGTGAGGAGGGCTTGTTCGCGGCGGAGCACCGGGCGCCGCGGCGTGCTCTGCTGCTGCAGGATAAGGAGGCCGACGGCTTCCGAGAAATCGGCGGGAGAAAGAGGAGCGGGGCGGGCAGGGAGACGGTGGCGGGGGAGGAGGGGATCGGCCGCGCGGCCATCGTCATGGAGCTGCAGGTTCGCTCGCTGGCGCTGCGTGCAGCAGACCGGAGCCTTTCGCTGCGACGGAGGGTAGGATTTccctttcttctcctctgcttTTTTAACCGCCACTCGATTTGTGGCGGCAATCGCAACAGCAAGGCGGGCAAGGGAAGGAGAGGAGCGGCCCACGCTTGGccttgtaggcaggcaggcagtcaCTTCGCTCGAGTTTGCCTGGCTTTCTGAATGCCAAGTTGCTGTGTATATT
This window harbors:
- the LOC119355686 gene encoding protein LOW PSII ACCUMULATION 1, chloroplastic-like — encoded protein: MTMAARPIPSSPATVSLPAPLLFLPPISRKPSASLSCSSRARRGARCSAANKPSSPPSAAPGNEVSGGSSSSMAKIRSEVLSPFRSVRMFFYLAFMASAGLGSLIALTQLLPALGNPARAAGVPETLKGLGIDVAAVAVFAFLYSRDRKASDAQVARLTREENLSRLKLRVGDGGRVVPLSELRGSARLVIVAGPAEFVAESFRRSRPFLRDLMERGVLVLPFPTDGNAPALEFGEDGDGGEAEAEDEEVVRKSRRLWQLSPVYTSEWAKWLAEQKKMANVTPDSPVYLSLRMDGRVRGSGVGYPPWQAFVAQLPQVKGMWSGLFDGMDGRV